A genomic stretch from Oncorhynchus gorbuscha isolate QuinsamMale2020 ecotype Even-year linkage group LG20, OgorEven_v1.0, whole genome shotgun sequence includes:
- the LOC124007548 gene encoding T-cell surface antigen CD2-like, whose translation MDPVITIVLVVAAAAAQVNAMACNLSHKNGTHHCYGALGESLSLQLAADSSNEEITFKKDLTRILHFKTGEDWKSKLHQDYVNRSEFFNNGTFRLDRVIEEDSGDYKLDIFNSEGTQLRKVNMLLEIQAPVSEPVLSHLCLPHGETVVTCSSEEDALQYSWTLNGQNLTRSVAYDHYQNSVIILKSDVTGTLTCMVQNKVSSSNSTIDLSLACPVVSSQFPSVAVTVSVALTVGTLTLLALFVGINHLCKKQRSRFENSERCDEVVVYADVKINQARKQRPPDTETVVYGQIKMAVNPDVAGSP comes from the exons ATGGATCCTGTGATTACTATAGTtctggtggtggcagcagcagcagcacaag TTAATGCCATGGCCTGTAATCTCTCTCACAAGAATGGAACTCATCACTGCTACGGGGCTTTGGGAGAATCTTTGTCCTTACAGCTGGCTGCAGACAGCAGTAATGaagaaataacatttaaaaaagatCTTACTCGTATTCTGCACTTCAAAACTGGAGAAGACTGGAAATCTAAATTGCATCAGGATTATGTGAATCGCTCTGAgttctttaataatggaacattcaGACTGGACAGAGTTATAGAAGAAGACAGTGGAGATTACAAATTGGATATATTTAATTCAGAGGGAACACAGTTGCGCAAAGTCAACATGCTACTTGAGATACAAG cCCCGGTGTCAGAGCCAGTGTTGTCTCACCTCTGTCTGCCTCATGGAGAAACCGTGGTCACATGCTCCTCAGAGGAAGATGCTCTTCAGTACAGCTGGACCCTGAATGGCCAGAATCTGACCAGGAGTGTAGCCTATGACCACTACCAGAACAGTGTCATCATACTGAAGAGTGATGTGACAGGAACCCTGACCTGTATGGTTCAGAATAAAGTTAGCAGCAGCAACTCCACTATTGATCTCTCCTTGGCCTGCCCAG TTGTCTCTTCCCAGTTTCCTTCAGTAGCTGTGACAGTGTCTGTGGCTCTGACGGTTGGAACTCTCACACTTCTTGCACTGTTTGTTGGTATTAACCATCTATGCAAGAAACAAAGATCCAGATTTGAGAATTCAG AACGCTGTGACGAGGTTGTTGTTTACGCTGATGTGAAAATAAATCAAGCAAGGAAGCAGAGGCCCCCAGACACAGAGACGGTGGTGTATGGACAGATCAAAATGGCTGTAAACCCAGACGTGGCAGGAAGCCCATAG